One genomic segment of Nocardioides cavernaquae includes these proteins:
- the mshD gene encoding mycothiol synthase: MVDVRRVPPDQYAGAPAAALAELLAACRAADGRDPLDEAARLHLHNHGLAGADLWLAEGGFALARAGLGASALDLAVSPAHRRTGVGRALLETVVESTSGAIDAWSHGDHPGADALARTHGFGRSRELLVMTRPTTSTDTHMDVDPRIRGYLPTDEAELLRVNASAFIAHPEQGAMDADNLAERMAEPWFDPDGLLVATDRSRLLGFHWTKVHRGAQGEIYVLAVAPEAQGSGIGRALTRAGLAHLARRGCTAVHLYVEGTNAPAIALYRAFGFAPDHTHVQYHRA; encoded by the coding sequence ATGGTCGACGTACGCCGAGTTCCACCGGATCAGTACGCAGGTGCTCCCGCCGCAGCCCTGGCTGAGCTGCTGGCCGCGTGCCGCGCGGCTGACGGGCGCGACCCCCTCGACGAGGCAGCGCGCCTCCACCTGCACAACCACGGACTGGCCGGAGCCGATCTCTGGCTCGCCGAGGGCGGCTTCGCGCTGGCCCGAGCGGGCCTTGGCGCCAGCGCACTCGACCTCGCTGTGTCCCCGGCCCATCGACGTACCGGCGTCGGGCGGGCGCTGCTCGAGACCGTGGTCGAGTCGACATCCGGAGCGATCGACGCCTGGTCACACGGCGACCATCCTGGCGCCGATGCTCTCGCGAGGACGCACGGCTTTGGCAGATCCCGCGAGCTCCTCGTGATGACGCGACCGACAACGAGCACCGACACCCACATGGACGTGGACCCCCGGATCCGCGGCTATCTCCCGACCGACGAAGCCGAGTTGCTTCGCGTCAACGCATCGGCTTTCATCGCCCATCCGGAGCAAGGCGCCATGGACGCCGACAATCTCGCCGAACGAATGGCGGAACCGTGGTTCGACCCGGACGGCTTGCTCGTCGCTACCGACCGTTCCCGCCTCCTCGGCTTTCACTGGACGAAGGTCCATCGCGGCGCACAGGGCGAGATCTACGTCCTGGCTGTCGCGCCTGAGGCGCAGGGGTCAGGCATCGGCCGCGCTCTCACCCGCGCCGGCCTCGCACACCTTGCGCGTCGCGGGTGCACTGCCGTCCATCTGTACGTCGAGGGGACCAACGCCCCAGCCATCGCGCTGTACCGCGCATTCGGTTTCGCACCCGACCACACGCACGTGCAGTACCACCGAGCGTGA
- the pstA gene encoding phosphate ABC transporter permease PstA translates to MSTATTTAREVTQLGAGRSRDRSTGSLVFLGALWFSLFFGVAVLATLIIDTVISGAPRFDANLFTEYQSTIREESTGFRAGILGSLWLMVTTAIIAVPLGIAAALYLEEFADNNKWYNRLIELNLQNLAAVPSIIYGMLAVAVMALFSVQRTGTVIGGALALALLILPVIIITTREAVRAVPTEIRHGSLALGATVWQTTWRQTLPSAIPGIATGTILGLSRAIGEAAPLLVVGLATVRFDPTGLTSEITALPMQIYSLASESKPELQTAASAAIVILLVMVLGLNALAIIIRNKFTRSW, encoded by the coding sequence ATGAGCACCGCTACCACCACCGCACGCGAGGTCACGCAGCTGGGTGCCGGTCGCAGCCGGGACCGCTCGACCGGGTCGCTGGTCTTCCTGGGCGCCCTGTGGTTCTCGCTCTTCTTCGGCGTGGCCGTGCTGGCCACCCTGATCATCGATACCGTCATCTCGGGTGCTCCCCGGTTCGACGCGAACCTCTTCACCGAGTACCAGTCGACGATCCGCGAGGAGAGCACCGGCTTCCGCGCCGGCATCCTCGGCAGCCTCTGGCTGATGGTCACGACAGCCATCATCGCTGTGCCCCTGGGCATCGCCGCGGCGCTCTACCTGGAGGAGTTCGCGGACAACAACAAGTGGTACAACCGGCTGATCGAGCTGAACCTGCAGAACCTCGCTGCGGTGCCGTCGATCATCTACGGCATGCTCGCCGTCGCGGTGATGGCCCTGTTCAGTGTCCAGCGCACCGGCACCGTCATCGGCGGCGCCCTCGCCCTCGCCCTGCTGATCCTCCCGGTCATCATCATCACGACCCGGGAGGCCGTGCGTGCGGTCCCGACCGAGATCCGGCACGGCTCACTCGCACTCGGTGCCACGGTCTGGCAGACCACCTGGCGCCAGACGCTGCCGTCCGCCATCCCGGGCATCGCCACCGGCACGATCCTCGGACTCTCCCGCGCCATCGGTGAAGCTGCTCCGCTTCTCGTGGTCGGTCTCGCGACCGTCCGGTTCGACCCGACGGGCCTGACCTCGGAAATCACCGCGCTGCCGATGCAGATCTACAGCCTGGCGTCCGAGTCCAAGCCCGAGTTGCAGACCGCAGCCAGCGCCGCCATCGTCATACTGCTCGTGATGGTGCTCGGACTGAACGCACTCGCAATCATCATCCGTAACAAGTTCACCCGATCCTGGTGA
- a CDS encoding response regulator transcription factor: MSALLLLTSALQSSSDVLPGLSLLSHQVKVLPAEGSALLEAPESDLVLVDGRSDLAHARDLCRLMQTTGADVPVILILTEGGLSVVGADWGMDDVVLGTCGPAELEARIKLAIGRNSARRDANDPDSHVIRSGEVVVDDATYTARLGGRPLDLTFKEFELLKFLAQHPGRVFSRQQLLQEVWGYDYFGGTRTVDVHVRRLRAKLGPENETLIGTVRNVGYRFVIPSKNAALGGDKSDDDDTDGDGADAAEAEHPLDA, translated from the coding sequence ATGAGCGCTCTGCTGCTGCTGACCAGCGCCCTCCAGTCATCGTCTGACGTGCTGCCGGGGCTGTCGCTGCTCAGCCACCAGGTCAAGGTGCTCCCCGCCGAGGGCAGTGCCCTCCTCGAGGCACCCGAGTCCGACCTCGTGCTCGTCGACGGCCGCAGCGACCTCGCCCACGCACGCGACCTGTGCCGCCTCATGCAGACCACCGGCGCCGATGTGCCGGTGATCCTGATCCTCACCGAGGGCGGGCTCTCCGTGGTCGGTGCCGACTGGGGCATGGACGACGTCGTCCTCGGCACCTGCGGTCCGGCCGAGCTCGAGGCCCGCATCAAGCTGGCGATCGGCCGCAACAGCGCCCGCCGCGACGCAAACGACCCCGACTCGCACGTGATCCGGTCCGGCGAAGTCGTCGTCGACGACGCGACGTACACCGCGCGGCTGGGTGGCCGCCCGCTCGACCTCACGTTCAAGGAGTTCGAGCTCCTCAAGTTCCTCGCGCAGCACCCGGGCCGGGTCTTCTCCCGCCAGCAGCTGCTGCAGGAGGTGTGGGGCTACGACTACTTCGGCGGCACCCGCACGGTCGACGTCCACGTGCGCCGCCTCCGCGCCAAGCTCGGCCCCGAGAACGAGACCCTGATCGGCACCGTCCGCAACGTCGGCTACCGGTTCGTCATCCCGTCCAAGAACGCCGCGCTCGGTGGCGACAAGAGCGATGACGATGACACCGACGGCGACGGGGCGGATGCCGCCGAGGCCGAGCACCCCCTCGACGCCTGA
- a CDS encoding PstS family phosphate ABC transporter substrate-binding protein — MNATSIRRATAPALALAALSLSLAACGGESEPKAGDAEQVTGSVAIDGSSTVYPMSIAAQELVGEEQPGIKATVGESGTGGGFEKFCAGETDISDASRPIKTDEEAPVCEKAGIKYTELQVATDALTIAVHKDLAVDCLTVDQISKLLIQGSKVTNWNQLDKSFPDQKISFFIPGEDSGTYDYMANDVFDNESEKLRTDVESSENDNVLVQGVSGTKGAVGFFGYSYFEENAETLKALEVDGGEGCVAPSADTARDGSYTPLARPLFIYTNNASYTDKPAVKAFTDFYIENLETIAEESGFIALSDEQYTATKDALAAIK; from the coding sequence GTGAACGCCACTTCCATCCGCCGGGCGACCGCCCCGGCCCTGGCCCTCGCGGCCCTCTCGCTCTCGCTCGCCGCCTGTGGTGGCGAGTCCGAGCCCAAGGCTGGCGACGCCGAGCAGGTCACCGGCTCGGTCGCCATTGACGGTTCCTCGACCGTCTACCCGATGAGCATCGCCGCCCAGGAGCTCGTCGGCGAGGAGCAGCCGGGCATCAAGGCCACGGTCGGCGAGTCCGGCACCGGCGGCGGCTTCGAGAAGTTCTGTGCCGGCGAGACCGACATCTCCGACGCGTCGCGCCCGATCAAGACCGACGAGGAAGCCCCGGTCTGCGAGAAGGCCGGCATCAAGTACACCGAGCTCCAGGTTGCCACCGACGCGCTGACGATCGCCGTCCACAAGGACCTCGCCGTCGACTGCCTCACCGTCGACCAGATCAGCAAGCTCCTGATCCAGGGCTCGAAGGTCACCAACTGGAACCAGCTCGACAAGTCGTTCCCGGACCAGAAGATCTCGTTCTTCATCCCCGGCGAGGACTCCGGCACGTACGACTACATGGCCAACGACGTCTTCGACAACGAGTCCGAGAAGCTGCGCACCGACGTTGAGTCCTCCGAGAACGACAACGTCCTGGTCCAGGGTGTCTCCGGCACCAAGGGCGCCGTCGGCTTCTTCGGCTACTCCTACTTCGAGGAGAACGCCGAGACGCTGAAGGCCCTCGAGGTCGACGGTGGCGAGGGCTGCGTTGCTCCGTCCGCCGACACCGCGCGCGACGGTTCCTACACCCCGCTCGCCCGCCCGCTGTTCATCTACACGAACAACGCGTCGTACACCGACAAGCCGGCCGTCAAGGCGTTCACCGACTTCTACATCGAGAACCTCGAGACCATCGCTGAGGAGTCCGGTTTCATCGCGCTCAGCGACGAGCAGTACACCGCCACCAAGGACGCCCTCGCGGCGATCAAGTGA
- a CDS encoding NUDIX hydrolase, producing MSSTPPPRPAAHPVVAAGAVVLRKAPPAGTDPRVLEVLLVHRPKYDDWSFPKGKVDRGEHVVTAAVREVAEETGLAVRLGQPLDSQEYVISGGRLKVVHYWVARVLDSDDVSAYVANREIDQVRWVPVDEARELLSYKYDRATLKQAVKRRKRTTTVIVLRHAHARARSHWRTDDRFRPLLKLGTMQADRLVPLLAAYDATRLVTSSSLRCVATVVPYADACGRKVVTEDRLSEEDATTRGVTDLVEELVDADKRTVLCTHRPVLPAVFDVLGLEDPRLEPGEMVVVHLRRGEAVAVERHGVR from the coding sequence ATGTCGAGCACGCCCCCTCCCCGACCGGCTGCACACCCGGTCGTCGCCGCGGGCGCCGTGGTGCTCCGCAAGGCTCCCCCCGCGGGCACCGATCCGCGCGTGCTGGAGGTGCTGCTCGTCCACCGACCGAAGTACGACGACTGGTCGTTCCCCAAGGGCAAGGTCGACCGCGGCGAGCACGTGGTGACGGCCGCGGTGCGTGAGGTGGCCGAGGAGACCGGGCTCGCCGTCCGGCTGGGGCAGCCGCTCGACTCCCAGGAGTACGTCATCAGCGGTGGTCGCCTCAAGGTCGTCCACTACTGGGTCGCCCGGGTCCTCGACAGCGACGACGTCTCGGCCTACGTGGCCAACCGGGAGATCGACCAGGTCCGCTGGGTGCCGGTCGACGAGGCGCGGGAGCTGCTCTCCTACAAGTACGACCGCGCCACCCTGAAGCAGGCGGTGAAGCGCCGCAAGCGCACCACCACCGTCATCGTCCTGCGCCACGCCCACGCCCGCGCCCGCTCCCACTGGCGCACCGACGACCGGTTCCGGCCGCTCCTCAAGCTCGGCACGATGCAGGCCGACCGCCTCGTGCCCCTCCTCGCGGCGTACGACGCGACGCGGCTGGTCACTTCCAGCAGCCTGCGCTGCGTCGCGACCGTCGTCCCGTACGCCGACGCGTGCGGCCGCAAGGTGGTCACCGAGGACCGCCTCTCCGAGGAGGACGCCACCACGCGCGGCGTGACCGACCTGGTCGAGGAGCTGGTCGATGCCGACAAGCGCACGGTGCTCTGCACGCACCGTCCCGTCCTCCCGGCCGTGTTCGACGTGCTCGGGCTCGAGGACCCGCGGCTTGAACCCGGTGAGATGGTGGTCGTTCACCTTCGCCGCGGTGAAGCCGTCGCCGTCGAGCGCCACGGCGTGCGCTGA
- a CDS encoding alpha/beta hydrolase, translating to MHLSIPAALKTQSLRAAFALPPVVRRVITGPPIVRQGLTLDPDPHLAVRLQKLLHEPVLGSRSVPEGRVQMLTDARMVGGHQPISSVVSLEVAGRRARLYVPSTPTDALLVFIHGGAWIFGDLDSHDAPCRFLAEQAGVRVLAIDYRLAPEHPFPAAYDDCVDAYRWVVANAALVGASPDRLAVGGDSAGGNLAAGVALAAAAEGLPLAFQLLVYPATDLTDSETGSYREFGGGGFYLTKAMMDLGADSYVPDVALRSDPRVSVLLAPVPEGVAPAYVCTAGFDPLRDEGEAYAAKLSAAGVKVELERFDGQIHGFFNLVGIGRSGPAAVARIAAALAAGLS from the coding sequence GTGCACCTCTCGATCCCGGCCGCCCTGAAGACCCAGTCGCTGCGTGCAGCCTTTGCGCTCCCGCCGGTGGTGAGGCGGGTGATCACGGGCCCGCCGATCGTGCGGCAGGGCCTGACCCTCGACCCTGATCCGCACCTCGCGGTCCGGCTGCAGAAGCTCCTCCACGAGCCGGTTCTGGGTTCGCGGTCCGTGCCGGAGGGGCGGGTGCAGATGCTGACCGACGCACGCATGGTCGGTGGCCACCAGCCGATCTCCTCCGTGGTGTCGCTGGAGGTTGCCGGGCGACGGGCGCGTCTCTACGTGCCCTCGACGCCCACCGATGCGCTGCTCGTCTTCATCCACGGCGGTGCCTGGATCTTCGGCGACCTCGACTCGCACGATGCGCCGTGCCGGTTCCTGGCGGAGCAGGCCGGCGTCCGGGTGCTCGCCATCGACTACCGGCTCGCTCCCGAGCACCCGTTCCCCGCGGCGTACGACGACTGCGTCGATGCCTATCGCTGGGTGGTTGCCAACGCCGCGCTGGTCGGGGCATCGCCGGACCGGCTCGCTGTCGGCGGCGACTCGGCCGGCGGCAACCTTGCGGCGGGCGTAGCGCTCGCGGCAGCTGCCGAGGGCCTGCCGCTCGCCTTCCAGCTGCTGGTCTACCCGGCCACCGACCTGACCGACTCGGAGACCGGGAGCTATCGCGAGTTCGGGGGCGGCGGGTTCTACCTGACCAAGGCGATGATGGATCTCGGCGCCGATTCCTACGTGCCGGACGTCGCGTTGCGGAGTGATCCGAGGGTGTCGGTCCTGCTGGCGCCGGTGCCCGAGGGCGTTGCGCCCGCCTATGTCTGCACGGCCGGTTTCGACCCGCTTCGCGACGAGGGTGAGGCCTACGCCGCCAAGCTCTCCGCTGCCGGCGTCAAGGTCGAGCTCGAGCGGTTCGACGGCCAGATCCACGGGTTCTTCAACCTGGTCGGCATCGGTCGCTCGGGCCCCGCGGCCGTTGCGCGCATCGCTGCAGCACTCGCCGCCGGCCTGTCCTGA
- a CDS encoding RNA degradosome polyphosphate kinase has product MEEGPVDLLPVSTSETFDVEPPYVPGDEELAALEAFPDRFLDREQSWLHFNQRVLELSEDPKLPLLERARFLAIFASNLDEFFMVRVAGLKRRIAAGVAVRAASGHLPKEVLESIWATTAELMERHAAVFQDQIIPALKSEGIELVRWADLDLDEQKKCKKLFKERVFPVLTPLAVDPAHPFPYISGLSLNIAVLVRNPKTKKERFARVKVPPIFNRFVPLGNQRFVPLEDVIGEHLKKLFPGMEVLQAHTFRVTRNEDLEVEEDDAENLLAALEKELLRRKFGPPVRLEVEESIDPEVLDLLVSELGITESEVFRLPGPLDLRGLHDIADIDREDLKYDAFVPSTHKQLAPVESASPVDVFKTTRRGDVLLHHPYDSFATSVQRFIEQAAADPHVLAIKQTLYRTSGDSPIIDALVDAAEAGKQVLVLVEIKARFDESNNIRWARKLEHAGCHVVYGQVGLKTHCKLAMVVRDEVERGGGIRRYTHIGTGNYNPKTARLYEDFGLLTTNEAIGLDVAHLFNNLSGFSRNAQYDELLVAPDSVRDGLIDQIHAEIGHHQAGRPARIRLKANSVVDEAIIDALYLASQAGVPVQLLVRGICSARPGVPGLSETMEVRSILGRFLEHSRVFWFENGGEPQAWIGSADMMHRNLDRRVEVLVRLPGEQPVEHIGALLDLAFSPETGAWELDGDGVWKHNGGTGDLQKILIDKQRRRGRSSSRTPAAQDPASSR; this is encoded by the coding sequence ATCGAGGAAGGTCCCGTCGACCTCCTCCCGGTCAGCACCAGCGAGACCTTCGACGTCGAGCCGCCCTACGTGCCCGGCGACGAGGAGCTCGCAGCTCTCGAGGCGTTCCCCGACCGCTTCCTCGACCGCGAGCAGTCCTGGCTGCACTTCAACCAGCGTGTGCTGGAGCTGTCCGAGGACCCGAAGCTCCCGCTGCTGGAGCGCGCACGGTTCCTGGCCATCTTCGCGAGCAACCTCGACGAGTTCTTCATGGTCCGCGTGGCCGGCCTCAAGCGGCGCATCGCCGCCGGAGTGGCCGTGCGGGCGGCCAGCGGCCACCTGCCCAAGGAGGTCCTCGAGTCGATCTGGGCAACCACCGCCGAGCTGATGGAGCGCCACGCGGCCGTCTTCCAGGACCAGATCATCCCCGCGCTCAAGAGCGAGGGCATCGAGCTGGTCCGTTGGGCCGACCTCGACCTCGACGAGCAGAAGAAGTGCAAGAAGCTCTTCAAGGAGCGGGTCTTCCCGGTGCTGACGCCGCTGGCGGTCGACCCGGCCCACCCCTTCCCCTACATCTCCGGCCTCTCGCTCAACATCGCCGTCCTGGTGCGCAACCCCAAGACGAAGAAGGAGCGCTTCGCCCGGGTCAAGGTCCCGCCGATCTTCAACCGCTTCGTGCCGCTGGGCAACCAGCGCTTCGTGCCGCTCGAGGACGTCATCGGTGAGCACCTCAAGAAGCTCTTCCCCGGCATGGAGGTCCTCCAGGCCCACACCTTCCGGGTCACCCGCAACGAGGACCTCGAGGTCGAGGAGGACGACGCCGAGAACCTCCTCGCCGCCCTCGAGAAGGAGCTCCTGCGACGCAAGTTCGGACCGCCGGTGCGCCTGGAGGTCGAGGAGTCGATCGATCCCGAGGTGCTCGACCTGCTGGTCTCCGAGCTCGGCATCACCGAGTCCGAGGTCTTCCGGCTGCCCGGCCCGCTGGACCTGCGCGGCCTCCACGACATCGCCGACATCGACCGCGAGGACCTGAAGTACGACGCGTTCGTGCCGTCCACGCACAAGCAGCTGGCGCCGGTCGAGTCGGCCAGCCCGGTCGACGTCTTCAAGACCACGCGCCGTGGCGACGTACTCCTGCACCACCCCTATGACAGCTTCGCGACCAGCGTCCAGCGCTTCATCGAGCAGGCCGCAGCGGACCCGCACGTGCTGGCGATCAAGCAGACGCTCTACCGGACCAGCGGCGACTCCCCCATCATCGATGCCCTGGTCGACGCCGCCGAGGCCGGCAAGCAGGTGCTCGTGCTGGTGGAGATCAAGGCCCGGTTCGACGAGTCCAACAACATCCGCTGGGCGCGCAAGCTCGAGCACGCGGGTTGCCACGTCGTCTACGGCCAGGTCGGCCTGAAGACCCACTGCAAGCTCGCGATGGTCGTGCGCGACGAGGTGGAGCGGGGTGGCGGCATCCGTCGCTACACCCACATCGGCACCGGCAACTACAACCCGAAGACCGCGCGCCTCTACGAGGACTTCGGCCTGCTGACCACCAACGAGGCCATCGGGCTGGACGTCGCGCACCTCTTCAACAACCTCAGCGGTTTCTCCCGCAACGCGCAGTACGACGAGCTGCTGGTCGCCCCCGACTCCGTCCGCGACGGGCTGATCGACCAGATCCACGCCGAGATCGGCCACCACCAGGCCGGCCGCCCTGCGCGCATCCGCCTGAAGGCCAACTCGGTCGTCGACGAGGCGATCATCGACGCGCTCTACCTGGCGTCGCAGGCAGGAGTGCCGGTGCAGCTGCTGGTGCGCGGCATCTGCTCGGCCCGACCGGGCGTCCCCGGCCTGTCGGAGACGATGGAGGTCCGCTCGATCCTCGGTCGGTTCCTCGAGCACAGCCGGGTCTTCTGGTTCGAGAACGGTGGCGAGCCGCAGGCCTGGATCGGCTCGGCCGACATGATGCACCGCAACCTGGACCGTCGCGTCGAGGTGCTCGTGCGCCTGCCCGGCGAGCAGCCGGTCGAGCACATCGGCGCACTGCTGGACCTCGCCTTCTCCCCCGAGACGGGCGCGTGGGAGCTCGACGGTGACGGCGTGTGGAAGCACAACGGCGGCACCGGCGACCTGCAGAAGATCCTGATCGACAAGCAGCGTCGCCGCGGACGGTCCTCTAGCAGGACGCCAGCAGCACAGGACCCTGCGTCGTCTCGCTGA
- the pstC gene encoding phosphate ABC transporter permease subunit PstC, translating into MNATNPAGPPRVGAGQPGVPDLSHKVRPGESVIKAALVTAAVLSVAITFGILFALIEPVIQFFRNVPLGDFFALEDNPGAQVGAAVFPWIAATLEVTAIALVVAVPLGLGAAMYLSEYASPRARKVLKPTVELLAGVPSVVYGFFALTFVTPTLLNKILNLEVNFTNLLAAGVVLGVMIIPTIASLAEDALTAVPHALRQGSLAMGANKMQTTLRVVLPAAISGVSAAIVLGMSRAIGETMIVALAAGSQKQLTLNVTEGAQTMTGKIAQTLGGEAAVGSDKYYLLFAIGLTLFFITLAINAISITLVRRFRQAY; encoded by the coding sequence ATGAACGCCACCAACCCAGCTGGCCCGCCCCGTGTCGGGGCGGGCCAGCCCGGTGTTCCGGATCTGTCTCACAAGGTCCGGCCCGGGGAATCCGTCATCAAGGCCGCGCTGGTCACCGCCGCAGTGCTCTCTGTCGCGATCACCTTCGGCATCCTGTTCGCGCTCATCGAGCCGGTCATCCAGTTCTTCCGCAACGTGCCGCTCGGTGACTTCTTCGCGCTGGAGGACAACCCGGGCGCACAGGTCGGCGCCGCGGTCTTCCCGTGGATCGCCGCGACCCTGGAGGTGACCGCGATCGCCCTCGTCGTGGCGGTGCCGCTCGGCCTCGGAGCCGCGATGTACCTCTCCGAGTACGCCTCGCCTCGCGCACGTAAGGTGCTCAAGCCGACGGTCGAGCTGCTGGCCGGCGTCCCGTCGGTTGTCTACGGCTTCTTCGCCCTCACCTTCGTGACCCCGACGCTCCTCAACAAGATCCTCAACCTCGAGGTCAACTTCACCAACCTGCTTGCCGCGGGCGTCGTGCTCGGGGTGATGATCATCCCGACCATTGCCTCGCTCGCCGAGGACGCGCTCACCGCGGTGCCGCACGCTCTCCGGCAGGGCTCGCTGGCCATGGGCGCCAACAAGATGCAGACCACGCTCCGCGTCGTCCTCCCCGCGGCGATCTCGGGAGTCTCGGCCGCGATCGTGCTCGGCATGTCCCGCGCCATCGGCGAGACCATGATCGTCGCCCTGGCCGCCGGCTCCCAGAAGCAGCTGACCCTCAATGTCACCGAAGGCGCCCAGACCATGACCGGCAAGATTGCCCAGACCCTGGGCGGCGAGGCCGCGGTCGGCTCCGACAAGTACTACCTGCTCTTCGCGATCGGCCTGACGCTCTTCTTCATCACCCTGGCGATCAACGCGATCAGCATCACCCTCGTCCGTCGTTTCAGGCAGGCCTACTGA
- a CDS encoding serine O-acetyltransferase: protein MWSLIREDLKASVDQTRVFGAAFWVKVLGKLLITPQVQVVVLFRIGHAVAGTPLRPLAFVLRAWGLMISGAEIHPDAQIGPGMSLMHSSGVVIGGGVVAGKGLRMAQGATLGEPAGGGADANRGFPTLGDYVSLGAHAVVLGSRSLADGCVVGANSVVTRDVPELTVVVGAPAREVKTVTWVDVINRPSKD, encoded by the coding sequence ATGTGGAGCCTGATCCGGGAAGACCTCAAGGCCAGCGTCGACCAGACGCGGGTGTTCGGCGCGGCGTTCTGGGTGAAGGTGCTCGGCAAGCTGCTGATCACGCCGCAGGTGCAGGTGGTGGTGCTGTTCCGCATCGGCCACGCAGTGGCGGGCACCCCGCTTCGCCCGCTGGCCTTTGTGCTCAGGGCATGGGGCCTGATGATCTCCGGCGCGGAGATCCACCCGGACGCACAGATCGGCCCGGGCATGTCGCTGATGCACTCCAGCGGTGTCGTGATCGGCGGCGGAGTCGTTGCGGGCAAGGGTTTGAGGATGGCGCAGGGCGCGACTCTCGGCGAGCCTGCCGGTGGTGGTGCTGACGCCAACCGGGGCTTCCCGACGCTCGGTGACTACGTGAGCCTCGGCGCCCACGCGGTCGTCCTCGGGAGCCGCTCGCTGGCAGACGGCTGCGTGGTCGGCGCCAACTCGGTCGTCACCCGCGACGTCCCCGAGCTGACCGTCGTCGTCGGCGCACCCGCGCGCGAGGTCAAGACGGTCACCTGGGTCGACGTCATCAACCGGCCCTCCAAGGACTGA
- a CDS encoding phosphate ABC transporter substrate-binding protein PstS encodes MDAFPFRKVITPVVCSLLLAAGGTACSAGNEAPRDADTTDAALTGTLTGGGSTAQESAQSTWITALRDANPGLEITYEAVGSGDGRANFINGAYAFGATDSALGEDKGALSAARKRCGGNPIQVPAYVSPIAVVYNLPGVDDLQLDPATVSGIFAGTITSWDDPAITATNPESDLPATPIVPVHRSDNSGTTKNFLSYLAEAGSFPADPASLWPVEGGIAAAGTSGLVGAVSQDEGTIGYADNSATKGMQVARLKVGSAFVVPSAEGAARLLSISRPAGASARDLALDLARATDDPSAYPNVLVSYLLACPTYDDPATARLVKAYLTYVLSEDGQKTAATEARSAPLERDIANRAQLLVDKIA; translated from the coding sequence GTGGACGCCTTCCCCTTCCGCAAGGTCATCACGCCGGTCGTCTGCTCGCTGCTGCTCGCGGCAGGGGGCACGGCCTGCAGCGCCGGCAACGAGGCTCCGCGGGACGCGGACACGACCGACGCCGCGCTGACCGGCACGCTGACCGGCGGCGGATCGACCGCCCAGGAGTCGGCCCAGTCCACCTGGATCACCGCCCTGCGCGACGCCAACCCGGGCCTCGAGATCACCTACGAGGCTGTCGGTTCGGGCGACGGCCGCGCCAACTTCATCAACGGTGCCTACGCGTTCGGCGCGACGGACTCCGCCCTCGGCGAGGACAAGGGCGCGCTGTCCGCGGCCCGGAAGCGCTGCGGCGGCAACCCGATCCAGGTCCCGGCCTACGTCTCCCCGATCGCGGTCGTCTACAACCTCCCCGGCGTAGATGACCTGCAGCTCGACCCAGCAACCGTCTCCGGGATCTTCGCGGGCACCATCACCTCGTGGGACGACCCGGCCATCACGGCGACGAACCCGGAGTCCGACCTTCCGGCAACCCCGATCGTGCCGGTGCACCGCTCGGACAACTCGGGCACCACGAAGAACTTCCTCAGCTACCTCGCGGAGGCTGGGTCGTTCCCGGCGGATCCCGCGAGCCTCTGGCCCGTCGAGGGCGGGATCGCCGCCGCCGGCACGTCGGGCCTCGTCGGCGCGGTGTCCCAGGACGAGGGCACGATCGGGTACGCCGACAACTCGGCCACGAAGGGCATGCAGGTTGCCCGGCTGAAGGTCGGATCCGCATTCGTCGTGCCCTCGGCCGAGGGCGCTGCCAGACTCCTGTCGATCTCCCGCCCGGCCGGGGCGTCCGCACGCGACCTGGCGCTCGACCTGGCCCGCGCGACCGACGACCCCTCGGCGTACCCGAACGTCCTCGTGTCCTACCTCCTCGCCTGCCCGACCTACGACGACCCGGCCACGGCAAGGCTGGTCAAGGCGTACCTGACCTACGTCCTGTCGGAGGACGGCCAGAAGACGGCCGCCACCGAGGCCCGTTCCGCACCCCTCGAGCGCGACATCGCCAACAGGGCCCAGCTGCTCGTCGACAAGATCGCCTGA
- a CDS encoding MoaD/ThiS family protein: protein MGPEGERVARVETGITVRYWAAARAAAGIGAETFASPLTLDDLRARILERHPGSDRLPAVLAVCSVLVDGRQPGTPAGEQVLEAGMTVEFLPPFAGG from the coding sequence ATGGGTCCGGAAGGTGAGCGCGTGGCACGTGTCGAGACGGGGATCACGGTGCGCTACTGGGCGGCTGCACGCGCTGCGGCCGGCATCGGAGCGGAAACGTTTGCGTCGCCGTTGACCCTCGACGACCTCCGGGCACGCATCCTCGAGCGGCACCCCGGAAGCGACCGGCTCCCCGCCGTACTCGCTGTCTGCTCGGTGCTCGTCGACGGCCGCCAGCCCGGCACGCCCGCGGGTGAGCAGGTGCTCGAGGCCGGTATGACGGTGGAGTTCCTGCCGCCGTTCGCCGGGGGCTGA